The DNA sequence actcaagtattttactgggtgtctTTAactagtcattttctattaaggtgtcaTTACTTTTTACtccagtatgacaattggatactttttccgtCACTGCCAAGCTAATTACGCAAGCGCTTCTCCAGGTGTCTCGCTCCGGATTTTATCCGCGGACAGCGACGGTCTCAACAACGGTGTGTGGGACTCCGGAATGGAATGGGACTATTACGACCCGTGCTATGTGAGGGAGAAAAACATACCCAAACAGAAACATCACATGCCTGCATTGCATACCAAGCATTATTGGGTATAATGCCAGAGAACATGAaatattttaatatttatttattattaggCTACATATTTTTCTCCAAATATTTAATTCTAAAAAGCACACTAACACAGATTATCACTTTTTCCATTTAGCCAAATGTAACGCCCCCCACACCAGTTTTGCAAAGAACTGCACTCACTTTTGTAAATCACATTTATTCTCATTAAACTATGTATGTCCAAGACACTTCTACTATTCACATTGTTACACTTGAATAAGCACATTTATTATATGCACTAAAATTGCTTTAACATTTGATTTCATCCACTACTAAAGTTGTCAATAAAGATTGTATTGCAAGTAATACATATTTCCCAAAAATAATTGATTGGTTTCATGGTTGAAGTTCATTCCCTTTTCAAAGATCTATCCAAAAATTGCAAACTGACACCCACTATTCACCAGTTAATTTATTGTTTTAATCCCTATATATTCATACATTACAAGTCATAAGCAATTCCCCTCCCTTTCCTCTATAACAGGCTAGTTTTATATCCTTCATTAGTTGCGCAAATGAAGCCAGATGTACTCACACAAGCTtctgcccccctcccctccttaAATCCATACAAGGTTTGAAAAAGTCCTGCAATGCCAGAACACAGACAAGCTGCAACATGCTGTCTAACTATTAAAGGGGGATGAGAAAGGTTTGTAAataatgggatttttttttgtcttaGGTAATGGAATTATTTGTGTATATTGTGCGGCATTGTACAGATTTGCCAGAATGTATATGAGGAAACTTTGGTCCACTGTGGGTCATGGTGTGGTTTAACCATAGAGGTCATCATCGTTGTCCTCGTTGAAGACTGTACCACCGCTGCCACCAGCAGAGCCCTGGCTGGGCCCGGCCCCTGGCGCAGAGTTAGTGGGGAACCTGAGACGAGGACAGGAGAGGAATTGTTTAGCTCATTACAGTACATATCAGGGAGAGCCAGCTTGGTATTGCCAGTACGGTGTTGAATAATACTGTTACCTCCACTCCCATATGTCCTAGATAATTTATAGTCTATATACACCACCATTGGGAATGTTCATTTACCTTTTCTTTCAAAATAGATCTATTCTATGTACAGCTAACAAGCCATGTGTTTTACATAAGGAATGTCCATTTTGCTTACCGGAAACTGCCGAAGCCTCTACTCTGCTGTAACGTCTGGGCGAACATCTCGTATTTGCGGATGTCGTTGTCGCTGACGGAGCGGCGGGCGAAACGCATGGCCTCCTCAAAGTGGTCCTTACGGATCTCTGGGACAGGGtcgtcctcctccacctcctgtgGGGgcaagagggatagaaagaggtGAAGGGGGGGTTAAAGAATTTATCTATAAAATACAATCACGCCTTCTCTTCCTTCGGTATGTGTGTAAATCAGTTTAAGGTTAAATGCATCATCCCTTCTCCCTTGCAAAATAAATACTTCCTGTGTATACATAATGAATAGAAATCAAAGAAGTGTCCCAGTTGATTTACTCAGTCATTTAATATTGAATACAGAAATGTTGTCTTCCTGAAATTAAATCTGCTGGTGATTTGCCCAGATCCTACATTATCCAGGCTTCACACGCGCAAGTTAGCTATAGTCTAGACTGCGTCATTGAACAAATACAGATTCATTAGTGACTAAACTCACCATGGCTGAGGGGTTggtctgcctctccctctccctcctgatCTCGTTCTCGATGGACTCCCTGATGGCCATCTTACAAGCCCTCTGGCAGATCTCTGTCAGGTCAGCTCCAGAGAAACCATTGGTCATCTTGGCCAAGAAATCCAGGTCCACATCCTTTAATCATACAGGGGTAGAGGGAGTATTAAAACAACTTCCAGACAAAGATCAAACAGTAAATGggattataaaatacatttgtttcaCACACACAGCAATTTCCATATCAACAACTTTTCCCATAAAAACCCATTTTCTACCCATTACATGTAGCCCAGCCTGGAATgaagacatttaatgagccccaACCCCCTCAAATCAGAACATGCTGACCGAGGTGGGAAAAACAGTTCTGTCAGCGCATGGCCAGATACACATATAAATAGATAGCTTGCCTTGGCGATGGGTGACTTCCTGAGGTTGGCTCCGAGGATGTTGATGCGGGACTTCTCATCTGGCAGGGGGATGTAGATGAGCTGGTCCAGTCTGCCGGGCCTCAGGATGGCCGGGTCGATGATATCAGGCCTAGTACGGCAcacagtttagtcatttagcttaACCTACATTTCTATCTCATTTTACAGTACCTTATTGTCCACCTAAGAACAAAGTGCAATCAACTGAGGTCTggaagacaaccacatatcatcATTGCAAGTAAAACCATAAAATATTGCATAGAGCAGCAAGCCTAGTGCTAGAAATGTTTTTTAAACTCATTAACAGTGAAGCAGAGTAAGGGACGAAGATGGCCAACCTGTTGGTGGCGCCGATGATGAAGACGTTCTTCTTGCTGGACATGCCGTCCATCTCCGTCAGGATCTGGTTGATGACGCGGTCGGCTGCTCCGCCACCATCACCCGCGTTGCCGCCACGCGCCTTGGCGATGGAGTCCAGCTCGTCAAAGAAGAGCACGCAGGGGGCGGCCTGGCGAGCCTGGAAGATCGAGGGTTTAGGAGGGTACGATATAGGTTCATTGGGGCACACAACAGAAAAGGAGAATAAGCGTTTCACATTTATTAACCATCTTTTGTGCATGTGTAACACACAAATTAGATGTCAtacaattgatttaaaaaaaatacaactacaACATAAAATACAAGTAAATATGAGGTTAGAGGGATCTTGATAAATCGGTTTAGCCTTACCTTGTCGAAGATCTCTCGGACATTGGCCTCGGACTCACCAAACCACATGGTGAGCAACTCGGGCCCTTTGATGGAGATGAAGTTGGCCTGGCACTCGTTGGCGATGGCCTTGGCCAGCAGGGTCTTACCGCAACCTGGGGGTCCGTAGAACAGCACGCCCTTGGACGGGGTCATGCCAAACTTCAAGAACTTGTCTGGGTGCTCCACTGGGTACTGAAAAGAAGAAAAGATGATCGTGAAGGTTAGACAAAGCATTAATTAAGcttttcacatgtgagttccaaatatatgtaacggtcgccccagcaggagttgttttatgcacgtgatgtcagaatgcactcactgttgcaaaatgtgatttttaaggcaacaggacagttaacacgcgctgcctgctaattatctataggctatttttccacttcacaatttaaaattattttctaacaagtagtatttttttaaacaactgtTTGAATTGAGGTCTGTTccgcctcattaattcacatagaagtaacCCATTTCAGTGTTGAGGACAATTTATGTCTGAGGCTTTACTGACCaagacaaacttctctcttcgaggAGAGACCAAGCACTTCACCAATGTTTccgcagatcaagtatgcagacatttgtgCAGTCCTGCACAAATTGGAAAATTCTGTTTGGTGCTTGCATTGTCTTGCTTGTTGTTTtacttacaaataataactttggacatatGTGCGTTCCAATCAAAGTTAGTGCCTTATTTCCTGTATATtgtgttgtcgtttctactgtagcatacagtaggtatgtatggagcataatgtatttacagttttattcacatgttttcaagtactggtgacaaataatgcattctgattattgcatagattgtaatggacacctatgatgtgtgtaaaatacttttttgaatgttctactgattataatgagctaatgTTAAGCTATTTaccagctatgtgtggcgccatgtttgttgacatcatacaatgcattctgggtgtcacgtaaacgTCTCAGACAAAAGATGAGGTGAAGggtaaacttccggaagtgaatgaagggaagtgaattatcgtagacgacacaccctcttcaacatgcatacttgcaaacagaccaaactccTCATCTTTGGTTgacgcgaaaaaacaaacatggtggCGCGCGCAAACTACCCATGGTCTATTACTTACGATTTCTAGAAAGTGATTCACTCAATTATTTAGATCAAtcgtgagctcacccgtgatgtgatgaaTAGAAtggctattagctaattcatattgtggttTGACAGCCGAGAGTTATCTAAATACgccaatctttcctcagttagcgctaggattaatgtaggctacattttctAGTTTAGATGATTGTGTATGCCATCGCTACTTCTGTAAATGTCTGAAAATTACAATAAACTGGTCACGTTCAGGACATAACTTTTTAAGGACTGTTTGTGCCAAATGTTTCTGAGGAATAAAAAGTATCTCAAATGCTGACTGTTGTGTCAATCAAAACTGGAggttctaaataagcgttctaatcacaccggtttgaacGTACGCTGCAGGGGACCATTGTAGATAACACCTGTAAAGGGATTCATCATTCAGACACCTCTCTTTCAATGAATGATACAAATGACATTAGTTTTCATGGTATATAAATCTGCATCTCATCAGTAACATACCCCACGACTAGAACATGGCCTACCTGTACAAGCTCCTGGAGTTCCCTCTTGACGTCCTCCAGACCACCGATGTCCTCCCAGCTGATGTTGGGCACCTCCACCACAGTCTCTCTCAGGGCAGATGGGTTGCTCTGGCTCAGAGCCCACTGAAACACAACCCACATACAACTGGTTAGTCCAGCTGGCTTAACGGTTCTCTGCTACGACTGGTTCTAATGCTCAATAGTTACGGCTGTCCTCAGACCATTAGCAAAAAGACAAATACTGGATGCTGCAGATTTGCATAGTGATGAAAAACCGAAGGGTGAATAAAGTTCTCAGTGCAGTAGAAGCACTGAGAAGCTACTttgagtgctgtgtgtgtgttggagaaaATAATCCAGTTCATTACTCTGAAGTCGTCCATGGTGACGGCAAGGGAGTTCATGACCTCTGCGTCGATGGTCTCGTCCTCAAGGTCGATGAGATCCATCTTCTTCCTGATGGCCTGCAGGGCGGCTTCAGAGCACAGAGCAGCCAGGTCAGCACCCACGTGGCCGTGAGTCTGATTGGCAACCtggaggacacagacagacatggtCACACATACAGTATCAACATGGCAGGGACTTCACTTAAACCCACTCACAACTTTTCATTCTACCTTACATACACAATGTTTCATTGACAACTGCACTCTGTAAATTACAGTAgtgttatacacacagacctGCTCGAGGTCGACGTCGTCGGACAGTTTCATGTTCTTGGTATGGATCTGGAGGATCTCCAGTCTGCCTGTTGCGTCAGGAATGCCAATGTCCACCTCCCTGTCAAAACGCCCTGAGGAGAAACATCACACAGTTAAGGTCAGCCTCACTAACCAGCATATAAATAGATTCATTtccattttatttctatgttaccACCAACCCTGCTGATTCACAAGCAGTAATGACAAAATAATTTTTAAAAAGGATGAAGATATTAGTCAAAAACAAAAGACCTCTGGCAAAACTAAGAACTTGATTTAAGAAGTGAAACTGTTACATTCTAGGTCTACAAGTGCACTGAGGGATCTTACCAAATCGCCTGAGGGCGGCGTCAATGCTGTTGGGTCTGTTGGTGGCTGCCATGACAATGACGTGAGCACGCTGCTTAAGGCCGTCCATGAGCGTGAGGAGCTGGGACACAATGCGCCTCTCCACCTCACCGTGTGTCTACACAGGACAAAATAGGGTTAATTACTTTTTTCTGTTGACCCCAAGGAGGTCAAGTTTATGGTAGAGGGTATAAGAGTTTCATCTTATAGTGAATTTAGTGTAGTGTCATTCAACCCTGGTCCTAGAGACCCAAGTTTTAAGTTGTATTAGTAGTATGTACAGGACACACATGATGTACACCatccaacaaaatgcttacttgcaggtagGGCTGGGAATTGATAGGGACCTTATGATACAATATCACGATACTTatgtgccgatacgatatgtactGCGATTCCCACGATTTCTATATGTATTACAATTCGATGTTACAAACAaccagtgcattcagaaagtattcagaccccttttacattacagccttattctaaaatagattaaacaGTTTTCCCCCTCAATCGagacacaatacctcataatgacaaagcaaaaacaggttaattTTAATATACTAAAAAATGAAGTAAactgatcacatttacataagtattcagaccatttactcagtactttgttgaagtacctttggcagcaattacaacctaaagtcttcttaggtatgacgctacaagcttggcacacctgtatttgggggagtttctcccattcttctctgcagatcctctcaagctctgtcaggttggctggggagcttcgctgcacagctattttcaggtctcttcagagatgtttaagtccgggctctggctgggccactcaaggacatttagactcctgcgttgtcttggctgtgtgcttagggtcattgtcctgttggaaggtgaatcttttgtcccagtctgaggacctgagcaccctggagcaggttttcatcaaggatctctctgtactttgctccgttcatctttgccatgatcttgactagtctcccaatccctgccgctgaaaaacatcctcacaacgtgatgctgccaccaccacgcttcaccgtagggatggtgccaggtttcctctagacgtgacgtttggcattcaggccaaagagttcaatcttggtttcatcagacgagagaatcttgtttctcatggtcagagtccttttaggtgctttttggcaaactcaaagcgggctctcatgtgccttttactgaggagtgtctttccatctggccactctaccataaaggcctgcttggtggagtgcagcagagatggttgtctttctggaaggttctcccatccccacagaggaactctggagctctgtcagtgtgaccgagttcctgaccaaggcccttctgcccTGATTGCTAAGTTtcgcctggcggccagctcttggtagtcttggtggttccaaacttcttccatgtaagaatgatggaggccactgtgttcttggggaccttcaatgctgtagacattttttgctacccttccccagatctgtgcctcgacacaatcctgtctcggagcactacggacaactctttctacctcatggcttggtttttgctctgacattcactgtcaactgtgggaccttatttagacagccgttccaaatcatgtccaatcaattgaatttaccacaggtggattccaatccatttgtagaaacatcaaggatgaccaatggaaacaggatgcaccggagttcaattttgagtctcgtagcaaagAGTCTCAATATTAGAATGTGTTGTCACTTAAGCATCCTACGTTTAATATTTTTTGTGGTCCATCAGTTATTTTTCCTATTTCCTTTTCCGCTTTTTTCCCACGTAAATGTTATATCCTGAAATCTTAGAATATTCGGAGAATATTTTTAACAAGGAGGCATTGAGTTTAATATTATACAGGTCTATCAGAAGATTGTCGTCAAATAAGTTTAGTTTATACTCATGTTTACTAATACCTGTTACGTTTAGGTCCTGTTTAATTATTTTTGCAAGCAGTTCCATTGCCAGTCCAAAACAGGAGGGTGGAGACTACTGTCTCGTACCCCTTTCTAAAACAATTTCATCAGATAATGTatcatttgtatatattttttgcgaAATGTATTATCAGCTGGAAAGTTGAATGCTTCAAAAAGTTAATAGAAAAGGCCATTCAAGACGGTCAAGCCTTTTCGGCATCAATAGTCATTATTGATGAATCAACATCTTGTTTCTTAGCACATTGTATTATACTAAAACATGATTTTGTATTTGTTTAAGTGTCTATTTTTAACAAACCCTGTTTGATTGTGTGTCAAGTCTGGTAATACTTCTGCCATACCGTTGTTTAAgaattttgttattttacagaCAAGATTTTCCTGGTTTTAATATAACTGAAATAACAGTTTGATACATGGAACTCAGCACTGAATTTAGTGATGCGTGTTGTCATTTGAATAAATCGGGGTGCTACTTTCTCCCAgaatatcaaataaaatgttatgggaAAGCCATCCATCCCTGGTACTTTTCTCCGTGAATGTTTTAATTGTCTAATATATTTATTGTTGGGTGATTTCcatttttagtatttttttctgCTGATGGTTGCGTGAAGGTTGTTGAGTCTAAGGCGGCTAGGATCAGTCCAACGgttattttaataaagcttttaAAATTATTAATAGCATTGTTTCTGATTTAAAGCGGTTGTATCCTTATCCTTTTGAAACTAACTGGTTTGGCGTATTCATTTTGCGAGCGCTGCGAGGTGTTTACCAGGTTTGTTTGCCATTAAATAGTATGCTACGGTCAAAAACCTGTAGTTTTTGGCTCTCTTCAAGGAGTCAATTCCTGCTTAAAATTCAGAAATTGTATTtccttctttaacttgtaaatatattttttttttaaatgggctTCTTCAAAGATTTATTTCTTTAATTTACTTTTCTAACTCTAGATTTTACTTTTCTTTGTCCACATTTGTAAAGGTTTTCATTTTTTGTTTACATATTTAATAAAATGTAGGGTCTTGAAGATGCGCTGTTCATTCTCCATATTCTGTCACTAAGTGTATTTTCTGTTGGTGTAAAAGCATGATACAGGAGAATGATCCCATATCACTATATTATCGATTTTAGCTCCCAGTATAATGTTGAGTGCATTTCTGGAAAAAGCTATTCTTGTTTTTGTTGTCTTTTGTAGTTGGCAATAATAATCTCCAGGTGTCCTGTAGAGATTGTTTTTCAGCCTCTTTGGAGGTTCCTTGaatccctttattttttttaattgccaTGTCTGTCTAACTAGCTGAATGCATGATTTAGGTTACCTGCTAAAATAGTTCCTGTGAGTTTGATTATTACAGAACAAGAAAatgaaacgcaacatgcaataatttcaaagattttactgagttacaattcatgtaaaggaaatcagtcaattgaaattcattaggccctaatctatggatttcacatgactgggaatatagatatgcatctgttggtcacagataccacaaaaaacaggtaggggcgtggatcagaaaaccagtcagtatctggtgtgaccaccatttgcttcatgcaacGTGAcacctccttcgcatagagttgatcaggcttttgattgtgacctgtggaatgttgtcccactcctcttcaatggctgtgcgaagttgctggatattggcgggaactggaacacgctgtcatgcacatcaatccagagcatcccaaacatgcttaacgggtgccatgtctggtgagtatgcaggccatggaagaactgggacaatttcagcttccaggaattgtgtacagatccttgcgacatggggctgtgcattatcatgctgaagcgGATGAACGGCACAacagtgggcctcaggatctcattgtATCTCTgggcattcaaattaccatcgataaaagacaattgtgtttgttgcttgtagcttatgcctgcccataccataacaccaccgCGGTGCActcttcacaacgttgacatcagcaaaccgcttgcccacacgacgccatactgcggttgtgaagccggttggacatactgccaaattttctaaaatgatGTTTGGAGAccgcttatggtaaagaaatgaacattcaattctctggcaaccgctCTGGAGGTCatacctgcagtcagcatgccaattgcatgctccctcaaaacttgagatatctgtggcattgtgttgtgtgagagaacttcacattttagtgggattttattgtccccagtacaaggtgtacctgtgtaatgatcatggtttatcttggcaaagaagaaatgctcactaacagggatgtaaacaaatttgtggaccAAATTtgagaagctttttgtgcgtatggaacatgagaccaacactttacatgttgcgttgatgtttttgttcagtgtacattggaGAAAGACTGCCACTTAAATACTGTGGTCAGTT is a window from the Salmo trutta chromosome 23, fSalTru1.1, whole genome shotgun sequence genome containing:
- the LOC115159870 gene encoding transitional endoplasmic reticulum ATPase yields the protein MASGGESKNDDLSTAILKQKTRPNRLVVDESLNEDNSVVSLSQAKMDELQLFRGDTVLMKGKKRRETVCIVLSDDTCSDEKVRMNRVVRNNLRVRLGDVISIQPCPDVKYGKRIHVLPIDDTVEGITGNLFEVYLKPYFLEAYRPIRKGDIFLVRGGMRAVEFKVVETDPNPYCIVAPDTVIHCEGEPIKREDEEESLNEVGYDDIGGVRKQLAQIKEMVELPLRHPALFKAIGVKPPRGILLYGPPGTGKTLIARAVANETGAFFFLINGPEIMSKLAGESESNLRKAFEEAEKNAPAIIFIDELDAIAPKREKTHGEVERRIVSQLLTLMDGLKQRAHVIVMAATNRPNSIDAALRRFGRFDREVDIGIPDATGRLEILQIHTKNMKLSDDVDLEQVANQTHGHVGADLAALCSEAALQAIRKKMDLIDLEDETIDAEVMNSLAVTMDDFRWALSQSNPSALRETVVEVPNISWEDIGGLEDVKRELQELVQYPVEHPDKFLKFGMTPSKGVLFYGPPGCGKTLLAKAIANECQANFISIKGPELLTMWFGESEANVREIFDKARQAAPCVLFFDELDSIAKARGGNAGDGGGAADRVINQILTEMDGMSSKKNVFIIGATNRPDIIDPAILRPGRLDQLIYIPLPDEKSRINILGANLRKSPIAKDVDLDFLAKMTNGFSGADLTEICQRACKMAIRESIENEIRRERERQTNPSAMEVEEDDPVPEIRKDHFEEAMRFARRSVSDNDIRKYEMFAQTLQQSRGFGSFRFPTNSAPGAGPSQGSAGGSGGTVFNEDNDDDLYG